From a region of the Zingiber officinale cultivar Zhangliang chromosome 4B, Zo_v1.1, whole genome shotgun sequence genome:
- the LOC121977783 gene encoding F-box protein SNE-like — MLPEEEGRRFSINDNADLLGEILGRLDGRSLATAACVCRLWSAVGRREGVWESVCHRHARPCGDECGVATRAVVAALGGYRRLYRLCIGPALDRLADGGRVPLSLSLSLFSIDCYERLGVGAAAGAAAGGRQQQTPASLLFLCKPVDVS; from the coding sequence ATGCTGCCGGAGGAAGAAGGGAGGCGCTTCTCCATCAACGACAACGCGGACCTGCTGGGGGAGATACTGGGGCGGTTGGACGGCCGGTCGCTGGCGACGGCCGCGTGCGTCTGCCGGCTCTGGAGCGCCGTCGGCCGCCGCGAGGGCGTGTGGGAGTCCGTCTGCCACCGCCACGCGCGGCCCTGCGGCGACGAGTGCGGCGTCGCGACCCGGGCTGTGGTCGCCGCACTCGGCGGGTACCGCCGGTTATACCGCCTCTGCATCGGCCCGGCGCTGGACCGGCTCGCTGACGGCGGTCGAGTGCCCCTGTCGCTCTCGCTCTCGCTCTTCTCCATCGACTGCTACGAGAGGCTGGGCGTCGGCGCCGCCGCCGGCGCCGCCGCCGGCGGGAGGCAGCAGCAGACGCCCGCGTCGCTGCTGTTCCTGTGCAAACCCGTCGACGTGTCTTGA
- the LOC121975793 gene encoding GTPase Der-like produces the protein MASLSLAGLLPRLPTVPASRPILFAMVPCRDPFSSSFLPSPSPSILIRSKIALSALPRRLVGEDDDQGELEEWAVEEEDSEVDEGGGPDDLSSFDLESMEEEAIDAVREYSLSLSRELNFEDEVSERRHTTEKQRIKKKISKHIPDHLLPKVAIVGRPNVGKSALFNRLVGGNRAIVVDEPGVTRDRLYGRSFWGDREFMVVDTGGIMTFSRSQADVMEELAISTTIGMDGIPLTVREAAVARMPSMIEKQATAAVDESSVIIFLVDGQAGLVASDVEIADWLRKHYSNKCIILAVNKCESPRKGLMQASEFWSLGFSPIPISAISGTGTGELLDLVCSELKATEASDNVEGEENYIPSIAIVGRPNVGKSSILNALVGEERTIVSPVSGTTRDAIDTEIAGPDGQKYKLIDTAGIRRRATVASAGSTTEALSVNRAFRAIRRTDVVALVIEALACITEQDVRIAERIEREGKGCIVVVNKWDTIPKKNQQTTSYYEQDVREKLRLLDWAPIVYSTAITGRSVDKIIAAVAMVEKERTRRLGTSILNQVVQEAIAFKPPPRTRGGKRGRIYYSTQAAIRPPTFVFFVNDAKLFPETYRRYMEKQLRKDAGFPGTPIRLLWRSRRKGDKGRDADASFSTSRNEKIAAAA, from the exons ATGGCCTCGCTATCACTTGCCGGCCTTCTCCCACGACTGCCCACTGTTCCGGCCTCTCGTCCAATTCTTTTCGCCATGGTTCCCTGCAGAGACCCCTTCTCCAGCTCCTTTTTGCCTTCCCCTTCGCCGTCAATCCTCATTCGCAGTAAAATCGCCCTTAGCGCCCTCCCACGGAGGCTCGTTGGCGAGGATGATGATCAAGGCGAACTTGAAGAGTGGGCGGTGGAGGAGGAAGATTCTGAAGTAGACGAGGGAGGCGGTCCCGACGATCTCTCCTCTTTTGACCTCGAGTCGATGGAGGAAGAGGCGATTGACGCTGTCAGAGAGTACTCCCTATCGTTGTCTCGTGAACTAAATTTCG AGGATGAGGTCAGTGAGAGAAGGCATACAACTGAGAAGCAAaggataaagaaaaaaattagcaAACAT ATTCCAGACCATCTTCTTCCAAAAGTCGCCATTGTTGGAAGGCCAAATGTTGGTAAATCAGCATTGTTCAATAGGCTTGTGGGG GGGAACAGGGCAATTGTTGTTGATGAACCAGGAGTTACTAGAGATAGGTTGTATGGGAGATCCTTCTGGGGCGATCGGGAATTTATGGTAGTAGATACTGGGGGCATTATGACCTTTTCTAGGTCACAGGCTGATGTAATGGAAGAGCTTGCAATTAGTACAACAATAGGTATGGATGGGATTCCCCTTACAGTTAGGGAAGCAGCTGTTGCTCGGATGCCATCCATGATTGAGAAACAGGCCACTGCTGCTGTGGATGAATCGTCTGTTATTATATTTCTTGTAGATGGCCAG GCTGGCCTTGTGGCTTCTGATGTGGAAATTGCAGACTGGTTACGGAAGCATTACTCAAATAAGTGCATTATCCTCGCTGTAAATAAATGTGAATCTCCACGCAAGGGGCTGATGCAAGCATCAGAATTTTGGTCCTTAGG GTTTTCCCCTATACCCATATCGGCTATTTCTGGCACTGGAACTGGGGAACTCCTTGATCTTGTTTGCTCAGAACTGAAAGCAACCGAG GCTTCAGATAACGTTGAAGGAGAAGAAAACTATATTCCTTCTATTGCTATTGTCGGTAGACCAAATGTTGGGAAAAGCAGCATACTGAATGCATTAGTAGGGGAGGAAAGAACAATTGTTAGCCCAGTCAGCGGGACAACTCGTGATGCTATTGATACTGAAATTGCTGGACCTGATGGACAG AAATACAAGCTTATTGACACAGCAGGCATACGTAGAAGAGCAACTGTAGCATCTGCTGGTAGCACAACTGAGGCATTATCAGTAAATAGAGCATTCCGAGCCATCCGCCGCACGGATGTGGTGGCTCTTGTTATTGAGGCATTGGCGTGCATTACTGAGCAG GATGTCAGGATTGCTGAAAGAATTGAGAGAGAAGGAAAAGGTTGCATAGTTGTAGTGAACAAATGGGATACTATACCAAAAAAGAACCAACAGACAACATCATACTATGAGCAAGACGTCAGGGAGAAGCTCCGGTTACTCGATTGGGCACCGATTGTCTACTCGACTGCAATTACCGGCCGTAGTGTCGATAA GATCATAGCTGCGGTCGCGATGGTCGAAAAGGAGCGAACCAGAAGGTTAGGAACTTCAATTCTTAATCAGGTGGTGCAGGAAGCTATAGCCTTTAAACCCCCACCAAGAACCAGAGGTGGAAAACGTGGACGCATATACTACAGCACTCAG GCTGCTATAAGGCCTCCTACCTTTGTTTTCTTTGTCAACGATGCAAAGCTCTTCCCGGAGACCTATCGGCGTTACATGGAGAAACAGTTGAGGAAGGATGCCGGCTTTCCTGGCACACCTATTCGTCTTCTATGGCGCAGCAGACGGAAAGGCGATAAAG GTAGAGATGCTGATGCCAGTTTTTCAACTTCACGAAATGAGAAAATTGCAGCTGCAGCTTGA